The Candidatus Acidiferrales bacterium genome window below encodes:
- a CDS encoding GntR family transcriptional regulator: MTSEIEVGSNTPAVNGIRRVSLTSAVADKLREKIIRGEIQEGEQLRQDAIAKDFDVSRIPVREAMRQLEAEGLINIVPHRGAVVSALSPDEIEELFDIRALLECDVLRLSIPNLTESEFGKAEEILQAYEKALWIKEEVGTWGRLNWQFHSTLYSRAKRPRFIALIQTINNNGDRYTRLQLYLTQAFERAKQEHRQLLELCRQRDVANACDLLRGHIHNAGQMLKEFVKQRRK, from the coding sequence ATGACATCTGAAATAGAAGTTGGCTCTAACACACCTGCCGTTAACGGTATCCGCAGAGTTTCGCTGACATCGGCGGTGGCCGATAAGTTGCGCGAAAAGATCATTCGCGGCGAAATTCAGGAGGGAGAGCAACTGCGGCAGGATGCCATCGCCAAGGATTTTGACGTCAGCCGAATCCCAGTTCGCGAGGCGATGCGGCAACTGGAAGCCGAAGGACTCATCAATATCGTTCCGCATCGCGGCGCTGTGGTTTCCGCGCTTTCGCCCGATGAAATTGAAGAGCTTTTCGACATTCGCGCGCTTCTGGAGTGCGACGTTCTGAGGCTGTCCATTCCCAATCTAACTGAGTCGGAGTTCGGGAAGGCCGAAGAGATTCTGCAAGCTTACGAAAAGGCCCTCTGGATTAAAGAAGAAGTGGGGACGTGGGGCCGCTTGAACTGGCAATTCCACTCGACGCTCTATTCCCGCGCCAAACGCCCGCGATTCATTGCACTGATTCAGACCATCAACAATAATGGCGACCGCTATACGCGCTTGCAACTGTATTTGACGCAGGCGTTCGAGCGGGCAAAGCAGGAGCACCGTCAACTATTGGAACTTTGCCGACAACGCGACGTCGCGAACGCCTGCGATCTGCTCCGGGGCCACATTCACAACGCGGGGCAGATGCTCAAAGAGTTCGTAAAGCAGCGGCGGAAGTAA